A portion of the Brevundimonas pondensis genome contains these proteins:
- the serS gene encoding serine--tRNA ligase, translating to MHDIRAIRDNPEAYVAGWSSRGVEDAADVVARILALDVDLRAAQTTGQEALAKRNAASKAIGAAMGRKDMVEADRLKAEVETLKTDIAEAGEAETAKGVELRDLLAGLKNLAAADVPDGEDENDNVEVLKWGEPRTTGPAKDHADLGEALGLLDFEAAAKMSGSRFAVLKGQLARLERAIGQFMLDLQTGTHGYIEVAPPYMVKDDAMFGTGQLPKFEEDLFRAGEHLLIPTAEVSLTNLVREQILSEDEVAEPMRLTALTPCFRAEAGSAGRDTRGLIRQHQFSKVEMVSICRPEDSEAEHERMTGCAEAVLQALELPYRKVLLCKGDMGFSAQKTYDLEVWLPSQNTYREISSCSNCGDFQARRMDARFKRAGEKKTEFLHTLNGSGLAVGRTLVAVMENYQQEDGSIAVPAALLPYMGGLATVGSVSK from the coding sequence ATGCACGATATCCGAGCCATCCGCGACAATCCCGAAGCCTACGTCGCCGGCTGGTCGTCGCGCGGGGTGGAGGACGCCGCTGACGTGGTGGCCCGCATCCTGGCGCTGGACGTCGATCTGCGCGCCGCCCAGACGACGGGTCAGGAAGCCCTGGCCAAGCGCAACGCCGCCTCCAAGGCCATCGGCGCCGCCATGGGCAGGAAGGACATGGTCGAGGCCGACCGGCTGAAGGCCGAGGTCGAGACCCTGAAAACCGACATCGCCGAGGCGGGCGAGGCCGAAACGGCCAAAGGCGTCGAGCTGCGCGACCTGCTGGCCGGGCTGAAGAACCTGGCCGCCGCCGATGTGCCGGACGGCGAAGACGAGAACGACAATGTCGAGGTCCTGAAGTGGGGCGAGCCGCGCACGACCGGCCCGGCCAAGGATCACGCCGACCTGGGCGAGGCCCTGGGCCTGCTGGACTTCGAAGCCGCCGCCAAGATGTCCGGTTCGCGCTTCGCCGTGCTGAAGGGCCAGCTGGCCCGGCTGGAACGCGCCATCGGCCAGTTCATGCTGGACCTGCAGACCGGCACGCACGGCTATATCGAAGTCGCGCCGCCCTACATGGTCAAGGACGACGCCATGTTCGGCACGGGCCAGTTGCCGAAGTTTGAGGAAGACCTATTCCGCGCGGGCGAGCACCTGCTCATCCCCACCGCCGAAGTCTCCCTGACCAACCTGGTGCGGGAGCAGATCCTCTCCGAGGACGAGGTGGCGGAGCCCATGCGTCTGACGGCGCTGACGCCTTGCTTCCGGGCCGAGGCGGGGTCGGCGGGGCGCGATACGCGCGGCCTGATCCGCCAGCACCAGTTTTCCAAGGTCGAGATGGTCTCCATCTGTCGTCCTGAGGACTCCGAAGCCGAGCACGAGCGCATGACCGGCTGCGCCGAGGCGGTGCTGCAGGCGCTGGAGCTGCCCTATCGCAAGGTGCTGCTGTGCAAGGGCGACATGGGCTTCTCGGCGCAGAAGACCTATGACCTCGAGGTCTGGCTGCCCAGCCAGAACACCTATCGCGAGATCAGCTCCTGCTCGAACTGCGGCGACTTCCAGGCCCGGCGCATGGACGCCCGGTTCAAGCGCGCGGGCGAGAAGAAGACCGAGTTCCTGCACACCCTGAACGGCTCGGGCCTGGCGGTCGGCCGCACCCTGGTGGCGGTGATGGAGAACTATCAGCAGGAGGACGGCTCGATCGCCGTGCCGGCTGCGCTGCTGCCCTACATGGGCGGCCTGGCCACGGTGGGTTCGGTTTCCAAGTAA
- the surE gene encoding 5'/3'-nucleotidase SurE: protein MRILLTNDDGIEAEGLECLEKIARALSDDVWVVAPQTEQSAKGRGITLTEPLRVNQLGDKRFAVTGTPTDCVILAVNDLMPEKPDLVLSGVNRGHNVGEDVSYSGTVAGALQGMAFGIRSIALSQSLERFHDDVVAHWETAEAFAPGIIARLLEQKWEDGVVMNVNFPKLPPELVKAVEVTKQGFRDIGEMHAVRRTDLRGRDYYWMAFRGAPQEHAEGTDLRAMDEGRISVTPLHIDLTHMRSVNDLKKVLGGAPPKGPAG from the coding sequence ATGCGTATCCTCCTCACCAATGACGACGGCATCGAGGCGGAAGGCCTTGAATGTCTTGAGAAGATCGCCCGCGCCCTGTCGGACGACGTCTGGGTCGTCGCGCCCCAAACCGAGCAGTCGGCCAAGGGGCGGGGGATCACCCTGACCGAGCCTTTGCGGGTCAACCAGCTGGGCGACAAGCGCTTCGCGGTGACGGGGACGCCGACCGACTGCGTCATCCTGGCCGTCAACGACCTGATGCCCGAGAAGCCCGATCTGGTGCTGTCGGGCGTCAATCGCGGCCACAACGTCGGCGAGGACGTCAGCTATTCCGGCACAGTCGCGGGCGCGCTGCAGGGCATGGCCTTCGGCATCCGCTCCATCGCCCTGTCGCAGTCGCTGGAACGTTTCCACGACGACGTGGTGGCGCACTGGGAGACGGCCGAGGCCTTCGCCCCCGGCATCATCGCCAGGCTGCTGGAGCAGAAGTGGGAGGACGGCGTGGTCATGAACGTCAACTTCCCCAAACTGCCGCCGGAACTGGTCAAGGCGGTCGAGGTGACCAAGCAGGGTTTCCGCGACATCGGCGAGATGCATGCGGTGCGGCGCACTGATCTGCGCGGTCGCGACTACTACTGGATGGCCTTCCGCGGCGCGCCGCAGGAACATGCCGAGGGCACCGATCTGCGGGCCATGGACGAGGGCCGGATTTCGGTCACGCCGCTGCACATCGACCTGACGCACATGCGCAGCGTCAACGACTTGAAGAAGGTGCTGGGCGGCGCGCCTCCCAAGGGACCGGCCGGATGA
- a CDS encoding protein-L-isoaspartate(D-aspartate) O-methyltransferase codes for MSLSDDRAGRLILSLRRQGVTDARVLKAMESIDRSLFVHEKFLDQAWEDQALPIDCAQTISQPYIVGLMTQALDVQPRHRVLEIGTGSGYQCAVLSRLARFIYSVERYKSLLTEAEAKLKLLGVDNVFTRHGDGGQGWLEQAPFDRIMVTAASPHEPTELLKQLKPGGVLVAPVGRSSVQMLNRYTGQEDGSFRRESLCEVRFVPLVEGTAKEG; via the coding sequence ATGAGCCTGTCGGACGACCGCGCGGGCCGGTTGATCCTGTCGCTGCGGCGGCAGGGGGTGACCGACGCGCGGGTGCTGAAGGCGATGGAATCCATCGACCGCTCGCTGTTCGTCCACGAGAAATTCCTGGATCAGGCCTGGGAGGACCAGGCCCTGCCGATCGACTGCGCCCAGACGATCAGCCAGCCCTATATCGTCGGCCTGATGACCCAGGCGCTGGACGTCCAGCCGCGCCACCGCGTACTCGAGATCGGCACCGGCAGCGGCTATCAGTGCGCGGTGCTGAGCCGACTGGCGCGGTTCATCTATTCGGTGGAGCGCTACAAGAGCCTGCTGACCGAGGCCGAGGCCAAGCTGAAACTGCTGGGCGTCGACAACGTCTTCACCCGCCACGGCGACGGTGGGCAGGGCTGGCTGGAACAGGCGCCGTTCGACCGGATCATGGTGACGGCGGCCTCGCCGCATGAACCGACCGAGCTGCTGAAGCAGTTGAAGCCGGGCGGGGTTCTGGTGGCGCCGGTGGGACGCAGTTCGGTGCAGATGCTGAACCGCTATACCGGCCAGGAAGACGGCAGTTTCCGCCGCGAAAGCCTGTGCGAAGTGCGGTTCGTGCCCCTGGTCGAAGGGACGGCCAAGGAGGGGTAG
- a CDS encoding peptidoglycan DD-metalloendopeptidase family protein codes for MGGFTGWIRAAVVVGGALTVTACSTYPSEPRYSTRPMPTGQGAYPAQPQPGAYPNNNPYYAQPPQPQTPPPARPYEEQGPRAPAGSIEGGGLPPAGGPTYPSTGAPVTVTPTPPAGSTSMPGATYVIQQGDTISGVGRRFQTPVQILIDLNGLGPRGAISTGQRIVLPDSAVDTGSDPYATGASPVGVRTPNNGVAPPPPPPPSGNAALPPPRAPAATSASPASPVQGAAVGQALAMQWPVRGDILRRFGPVGMGERNNGINIGASAGTEVKAAAAGRVAYVGDDLVGQGLTVLIVHRDGWRTVYGHLGSATVRDGAEVRAGQAIGTVGLTAGDGRPSIHFETRQMRGDDPVAVDPISVLPR; via the coding sequence ATGGGCGGCTTCACGGGCTGGATCAGGGCGGCGGTCGTCGTCGGCGGGGCGCTGACGGTTACGGCGTGTTCGACCTATCCGAGCGAGCCGCGCTATTCGACGCGTCCCATGCCAACGGGGCAGGGCGCCTATCCGGCGCAGCCGCAGCCGGGCGCCTATCCGAACAACAACCCCTATTACGCGCAGCCGCCACAGCCGCAGACGCCGCCGCCCGCACGCCCCTATGAGGAGCAGGGGCCGCGCGCTCCGGCGGGCAGTATCGAAGGCGGCGGCCTGCCGCCCGCCGGCGGTCCGACCTACCCCTCGACCGGGGCGCCGGTCACGGTGACGCCGACGCCGCCCGCAGGCTCGACCAGCATGCCGGGCGCGACCTATGTGATCCAGCAGGGCGACACCATTTCGGGGGTCGGTCGTCGCTTCCAGACGCCGGTGCAGATTCTGATCGACCTGAATGGTCTGGGGCCGCGCGGCGCGATCAGCACCGGACAGCGCATCGTCCTGCCGGACAGCGCCGTGGACACCGGCTCAGACCCCTATGCGACCGGCGCGTCGCCGGTGGGCGTGCGGACGCCCAACAACGGCGTGGCGCCCCCGCCGCCTCCGCCGCCCAGCGGCAACGCCGCCCTGCCGCCGCCGCGCGCGCCGGCTGCGACGTCCGCAAGCCCCGCTTCGCCAGTGCAAGGCGCGGCCGTCGGTCAGGCTCTGGCCATGCAGTGGCCGGTGCGCGGCGACATCCTGCGGCGCTTCGGCCCGGTGGGCATGGGCGAGCGCAACAATGGAATCAACATCGGCGCCTCGGCGGGGACCGAGGTCAAAGCCGCCGCCGCGGGCCGGGTGGCCTATGTCGGCGACGATTTGGTGGGGCAGGGGCTGACCGTGCTGATCGTTCACAGGGACGGCTGGCGCACGGTTTACGGCCACCTGGGCTCGGCCACCGTCCGTGACGGCGCCGAGGTTCGGGCCGGCCAGGCCATAGGGACGGTGGGGCTGACGGCGGGCGACGGTCGCCCCTCGATTCACTTCGAGACGCGCCAGATGCGCGGCGATGATCCGGTCGCGGTTGATCCGATCAGCGTCCTGCCTCGTTGA
- the yajC gene encoding preprotein translocase subunit YajC has product MPTGSEGGLMAIVVQIAPIVAIFILFYFLMIRPQQKRMKAHQALIAGVKRGDEVVLSNGMVGKVTRVEDAEAMVEISQGVNVRVVKSMIAEVRNRTAIAANDKG; this is encoded by the coding sequence ATGCCTACTGGTTCCGAAGGCGGCCTGATGGCCATCGTGGTGCAGATCGCACCGATCGTCGCGATCTTCATCCTGTTCTACTTCCTGATGATCCGCCCGCAGCAGAAGCGGATGAAGGCTCATCAGGCCCTGATCGCCGGCGTCAAGCGTGGCGACGAAGTCGTCCTGTCCAACGGCATGGTCGGCAAGGTGACCCGCGTTGAAGACGCCGAGGCCATGGTCGAGATCTCGCAGGGCGTGAACGTCCGCGTGGTCAAGTCGATGATCGCCGAAGTGCGCAACCGCACCGCCATCGCCGCCAACGACAAGGGCTGA
- the secD gene encoding protein translocase subunit SecD — protein sequence MIQLARWKVTLVVLSLVVGLLLAFPSVLSQAQRDALPGWLPKNGLNLGLDLQGGSYLLLEVDVPEMRNKRVTNLMEDVRVALREQKVNIGAMQREAGGVVVTIADPGQFDVALTELRTLAQTGVAANGQPDRTATRLSGNRIRFAYTDAAISGMGATAVDQSIEVVRRRLDSSGTKEISITRQGAERIVVQAPGQSDPAELERLVGRTAQLTFQMVDTTSTGLQDAMAGRVPPDAELLTDDQGQPYLVKKRILVSGENLTRAGVGSDQNGRPAIDFRFDGQGARRFGEATAQNIGKPFAIILDGKVISAPTIQGAITGGTGQITGNFSIQSASELVNLLNGGALPAPLKVEERRVVTAELGADAVQAGMVSTIIGFILICVFMIGAYGFLFGGVSVLGLMLNGILIIAAMSLFGATLTLPGIAGLVLTFAVAVDANVLIFERMRDEARAGRSVIASMDAGFNKAMGTIVDANLTTLVAALIMFMFGAGPVRGFAWTLTIGVFTSMFSSVMVAQVLLGYWLKVAKPKKLPIAE from the coding sequence ATGATTCAGCTAGCGCGCTGGAAAGTCACCCTGGTCGTGCTGTCGCTCGTTGTCGGGCTGCTGCTGGCCTTCCCGAGCGTGCTCAGTCAGGCGCAGCGCGATGCGTTGCCCGGCTGGCTGCCCAAGAACGGCCTGAACCTGGGCCTCGACCTGCAGGGAGGCTCCTACCTCCTGCTGGAGGTCGATGTGCCGGAGATGCGCAACAAGCGCGTCACCAACCTGATGGAAGACGTTCGCGTCGCCCTGCGCGAGCAGAAGGTCAACATCGGCGCCATGCAGCGCGAGGCGGGCGGCGTGGTCGTGACCATCGCCGACCCCGGTCAGTTCGACGTGGCGCTGACGGAACTGCGCACCCTGGCGCAGACCGGCGTCGCCGCCAACGGCCAGCCGGACCGGACCGCGACCCGTTTGAGCGGCAACCGTATTCGCTTCGCCTATACCGACGCAGCGATCAGCGGCATGGGCGCCACGGCGGTGGATCAGTCCATCGAGGTCGTGCGCCGCCGTCTGGACAGCTCGGGCACCAAGGAAATCTCCATTACCCGCCAGGGCGCGGAACGTATCGTCGTTCAGGCCCCCGGGCAGAGCGATCCGGCCGAGCTGGAGCGTCTGGTCGGCCGTACCGCCCAACTGACTTTCCAGATGGTCGATACGACCAGCACCGGATTGCAGGACGCCATGGCCGGCCGCGTGCCGCCTGACGCTGAACTGCTGACCGACGATCAGGGGCAGCCCTATCTGGTCAAGAAGCGTATCCTGGTCTCGGGCGAGAACCTGACCCGCGCCGGCGTCGGCTCGGATCAGAACGGCCGCCCGGCCATCGACTTCCGCTTCGACGGCCAGGGCGCGCGTCGCTTTGGCGAGGCTACGGCCCAGAACATCGGCAAGCCCTTCGCCATCATCCTGGACGGCAAGGTGATTTCGGCCCCGACGATTCAGGGCGCCATCACCGGCGGCACGGGTCAGATCACCGGCAACTTCTCGATCCAGTCCGCTTCGGAACTGGTGAACCTGTTGAACGGGGGCGCTCTGCCAGCGCCGCTGAAGGTCGAGGAACGCCGCGTCGTCACCGCCGAACTGGGCGCCGACGCGGTGCAGGCCGGCATGGTTTCGACCATCATCGGCTTCATCCTGATCTGCGTCTTCATGATCGGGGCCTACGGCTTCCTGTTTGGCGGCGTGTCGGTTCTGGGTCTGATGCTGAACGGCATCCTGATCATCGCCGCCATGTCGCTGTTCGGCGCGACGCTGACTCTGCCCGGCATCGCGGGTCTGGTGCTGACCTTCGCCGTGGCCGTGGACGCCAACGTGCTGATCTTTGAGCGGATGCGCGACGAAGCGCGGGCCGGCCGTTCGGTCATCGCCTCGATGGACGCCGGCTTCAACAAGGCCATGGGCACGATCGTCGACGCCAACCTGACCACCCTGGTGGCGGCGCTGATCATGTTCATGTTCGGCGCGGGCCCCGTGCGCGGCTTCGCTTGGACGCTGACCATCGGCGTTTTCACCTCCATGTTCTCCTCGGTGATGGTCGCCCAGGTCCTGCTTGGGTATTGGCTCAAAGTCGCCAAGCCCAAAAAACTGCCGATCGCGGAGTGA
- the secF gene encoding protein translocase subunit SecF, with protein MAMRGWPLIKLLPQKTNFHFVKYAPAAGVISIILCVASIVGCFYPGLNMGIDFRGGASMEVSKPAGQVLELDQVRSAVSELGLGDVQVQGIDSAASAIVRFQIPEDEGQSAVVARVEKAIDEAVGEVKYSGVSVVGSKVSGELFTSGLLALGAAIVLMFIYIWFRFEPQFGFGAVAGLVHDMVLTFGLIALFRFEFSLNTVAAILTVIGYSMNDTVVVFDRLRENLRKYKTMPLREVIDLSLNETLSRTIITGVTAVGVLAVLALYGGEALFGFSIVLMIGIVIGTYSSIYVGAPIILLWGVKRGGSIDEDAKPIKLGMASRP; from the coding sequence ATGGCGATGCGTGGATGGCCCCTCATCAAACTGCTTCCGCAGAAGACGAACTTCCACTTCGTCAAGTATGCGCCCGCCGCCGGCGTGATCTCGATCATCCTGTGCGTGGCCTCGATCGTCGGCTGCTTCTATCCCGGCCTGAACATGGGCATCGACTTCCGGGGCGGCGCCTCGATGGAAGTGTCCAAGCCCGCCGGGCAGGTGCTGGAGCTGGATCAGGTGCGCAGCGCCGTCAGTGAACTGGGTCTGGGAGACGTCCAGGTCCAGGGCATCGACAGCGCGGCCAGCGCCATCGTCCGCTTCCAGATTCCTGAGGATGAAGGCCAGAGCGCCGTCGTCGCCCGTGTCGAGAAGGCGATCGACGAGGCGGTAGGCGAGGTGAAATACTCGGGCGTCAGCGTCGTGGGCTCCAAGGTCTCGGGTGAGCTGTTCACCAGCGGTCTGCTGGCCCTGGGCGCGGCCATCGTGCTGATGTTCATCTACATCTGGTTCCGGTTCGAGCCGCAGTTCGGCTTCGGCGCCGTGGCGGGTCTGGTGCACGACATGGTGCTGACCTTCGGTCTGATCGCCCTGTTCCGCTTTGAGTTCAGCCTGAACACCGTGGCGGCCATCCTGACCGTCATCGGTTACTCGATGAACGACACCGTCGTGGTCTTCGACCGCCTTCGCGAGAACCTGCGGAAGTACAAGACCATGCCTCTGCGTGAGGTGATCGACCTGTCGCTGAACGAAACCTTGTCTCGGACCATCATCACCGGCGTCACCGCCGTGGGCGTTCTTGCGGTCCTGGCTCTGTACGGCGGCGAGGCCCTGTTCGGTTTCTCCATCGTGCTGATGATCGGCATCGTGATCGGCACCTATTCGTCGATCTATGTCGGCGCGCCGATCATCCTTCTGTGGGGCGTCAAGCGCGGCGGCTCCATCGACGAGGACGCCAAGCCGATCAAGCTCGGCATGGCCAGCCGGCCCTAG
- a CDS encoding squalene/phytoene synthase family protein — protein MTASVDLDAQVRVADPDRWLSSRFVADVQARADLIALYALEAELLAIPTRVTQPMLAEMRYMWWAEQLDGVFANTPRVGHPVLEALTAAVTRHGLDRAPFDALIEAHIGRVHGEPHDLDAFYVGPMQVAVRMLVGEGHDAAVAEAGRLWALSQTGRGEEAKAQAAAANAALTALPTAAFPAVAHATLTRTDEPEPLKRLRLFWSVLRGRV, from the coding sequence ATGACTGCTTCTGTTGATCTTGATGCCCAGGTCCGCGTCGCCGACCCCGACCGCTGGCTGTCCAGCCGGTTCGTGGCCGATGTTCAGGCGCGCGCGGACCTGATCGCCCTCTACGCCCTTGAGGCGGAGCTTCTGGCCATTCCCACCCGCGTCACCCAGCCCATGCTGGCGGAGATGCGCTATATGTGGTGGGCCGAGCAACTGGACGGTGTCTTCGCCAACACCCCGCGCGTCGGCCATCCGGTGCTGGAGGCCCTGACCGCCGCCGTCACTCGTCACGGGCTGGACCGCGCGCCCTTTGACGCCCTGATCGAGGCCCACATCGGTCGGGTCCATGGCGAGCCGCACGACCTGGACGCCTTCTATGTCGGTCCCATGCAGGTCGCCGTGCGAATGCTGGTGGGCGAGGGGCATGATGCGGCGGTCGCAGAGGCCGGGCGTCTGTGGGCTCTGTCGCAGACCGGGCGGGGCGAAGAAGCGAAGGCTCAGGCCGCCGCCGCCAACGCCGCATTGACAGCCTTGCCGACTGCCGCTTTTCCCGCTGTCGCCCATGCGACGCTGACCCGAACCGATGAGCCCGAGCCGTTGAAGCGGCTGCGGTTGTTCTGGAGCGTGCTGCGCGGTCGGGTCTAG
- a CDS encoding MBL fold metallo-hydrolase codes for MTLSAAAHRPDVAGFFDPATHTVTYLVSDPVTGVAAIIDPVLDYDPAAARTSTGSIDRVMDAVRDRGLTLERVLETHAHADHLTGADVIRTRTGAAIGIGEKITRVQKTFGDLFEAGDVTPDAVVFDETYADGARFKLGELAVEVMHTPGHTPACIAYRIGDAVFVGDTLFMPDYGTARCDFPGGDARTLYRSIQKILALPDATRIFVGHDYLPKDGRTDFRWETSVGEEKANVHLAGRSEDDYVAMREARDATLPPPQLILPALQVNIRAGALPPAEASGKRFLKLPLNAI; via the coding sequence ATGACCCTTTCCGCCGCTGCACACCGTCCTGACGTCGCAGGCTTCTTCGACCCCGCGACCCACACCGTGACCTATCTGGTGTCAGACCCCGTCACCGGCGTCGCCGCCATCATCGACCCGGTGCTGGACTATGATCCGGCGGCGGCGCGCACCTCGACCGGCTCCATCGACCGTGTGATGGACGCCGTCCGCGACCGGGGCCTGACGCTGGAACGGGTGCTGGAGACCCATGCCCACGCCGACCACCTGACCGGCGCCGACGTCATCCGCACGCGCACCGGCGCCGCCATCGGCATCGGCGAGAAGATCACCCGCGTGCAGAAGACCTTTGGCGATCTGTTCGAGGCGGGCGACGTGACCCCCGACGCCGTGGTCTTCGACGAGACCTATGCCGACGGCGCCCGCTTCAAGCTGGGCGAGCTGGCGGTCGAGGTCATGCACACGCCGGGGCATACACCCGCCTGCATCGCCTATCGTATCGGTGACGCGGTCTTCGTCGGCGATACCCTGTTCATGCCCGACTACGGCACGGCGCGTTGCGACTTCCCCGGCGGCGACGCCCGGACCCTGTATCGCTCGATCCAGAAGATCCTCGCCCTGCCCGACGCCACGCGGATCTTCGTCGGCCACGACTACCTGCCAAAGGACGGCCGCACCGATTTCCGCTGGGAAACCAGCGTGGGCGAGGAGAAGGCCAACGTCCACCTGGCCGGGCGCAGCGAGGACGACTACGTCGCCATGCGCGAGGCGCGCGACGCCACCCTGCCGCCGCCGCAACTGATCCTGCCGGCGCTGCAAGTCAACATCCGGGCCGGCGCCCTGCCCCCGGCCGAGGCGTCAGGAAAGCGCTTCCTGAAACTGCCGCTGAACGCGATCTAG
- a CDS encoding ArsR/SmtB family transcription factor translates to MIDLNAIGLERFQANAGNAARLLKSLSNENRLMILCQIGDGERQVADLLPLVGLSQSALSQHLARLREDGLVSARKSGTAVFYRIADPAALQVIGVLAEIFCPPASA, encoded by the coding sequence ATGATCGACCTGAACGCCATCGGACTGGAACGCTTTCAAGCCAATGCTGGCAACGCCGCCCGGTTGCTGAAATCGCTGTCCAACGAAAACCGGCTGATGATCCTTTGCCAGATCGGCGACGGCGAGCGGCAGGTCGCGGACCTGCTGCCGCTGGTCGGCCTGTCGCAATCGGCCCTGTCCCAGCATCTGGCGCGCCTGCGTGAAGACGGACTGGTCAGCGCGCGAAAGAGCGGCACCGCCGTCTTCTATCGCATCGCTGATCCCGCCGCCCTACAGGTGATCGGCGTTCTGGCCGAGATCTTCTGTCCTCCCGCTTCGGCCTGA
- a CDS encoding rhodanese family protein, producing the protein MNPLVSLAPAEVAARLKARTAVLVDVREPDEHAREHIAGAVAAPLSTFEAANLDLTPGKDVIFMCRSGNRTGAHCDRLAARVDGPAHVLAGGLDAWKKAGLPVSTDTKQPLELMRQVQMAAGGLILLGGALGVAVHPAFWGLSAFVGAGLFVAGATGFCGMARLLAVMPWNRNMKRA; encoded by the coding sequence ATGAATCCGCTTGTCTCCCTGGCGCCCGCCGAGGTCGCTGCTCGCCTGAAGGCGCGGACCGCCGTGCTGGTGGATGTGCGCGAACCCGACGAACACGCGCGCGAACATATCGCGGGGGCCGTTGCGGCCCCGCTGTCGACCTTTGAGGCCGCAAACCTCGACCTGACGCCGGGCAAGGACGTCATCTTCATGTGCCGCAGCGGCAACCGGACCGGCGCGCACTGCGATCGGCTGGCCGCGCGCGTCGACGGCCCGGCCCATGTGCTGGCGGGCGGTCTGGACGCCTGGAAGAAGGCCGGGCTGCCGGTGAGTACGGACACGAAGCAGCCGCTGGAGCTGATGCGTCAGGTGCAGATGGCGGCGGGCGGTCTGATCTTGCTGGGCGGCGCGCTGGGTGTGGCCGTGCATCCCGCCTTCTGGGGCCTTTCCGCCTTTGTCGGCGCGGGGCTGTTCGTGGCCGGGGCGACGGGCTTCTGCGGCATGGCGCGGCTACTGGCGGTCATGCCCTGGAACCGGAACATGAAGCGGGCCTGA
- a CDS encoding sulfite exporter TauE/SafE family protein, producing MEPIQLLLAGLSGGVVALLLTVFGGGGSVLAVPLLLYVVGVRDPHVAIGASAAGVSLNALTALAGQARAGRVRWPCAVMFAVVGATAAWFGSSAAKAIDGHHLLLAFAVAMAGVGLAMMLPKKSEGDPGVRLNRGIAPRVAVSGAGVGVAAGFFGIGGGFLIVPGLMWATGMTLAAAQATSLLSVAAFGASTAVNYSLSGLVDWGVVAAMAVGGAAGTLAGLPLSKRLGANAALGRHLFAGLILIVAVYVAFKATTGG from the coding sequence ATGGAGCCGATCCAGCTGCTTCTGGCGGGCCTGAGCGGTGGCGTGGTGGCCTTGCTGCTGACGGTGTTCGGCGGTGGCGGGTCGGTTCTGGCCGTGCCGCTGCTGCTCTATGTCGTCGGCGTGCGCGATCCGCACGTGGCCATCGGCGCCTCGGCGGCCGGGGTGTCGCTGAACGCCCTGACGGCTCTGGCCGGCCAAGCCAGGGCGGGCCGGGTGCGCTGGCCCTGCGCGGTGATGTTCGCCGTGGTCGGCGCCACGGCCGCCTGGTTCGGCTCATCGGCAGCCAAGGCCATTGACGGCCATCACCTGCTGTTGGCCTTCGCCGTGGCCATGGCGGGGGTTGGTCTGGCCATGATGCTGCCCAAGAAGAGCGAGGGGGACCCTGGCGTCCGGCTGAACCGGGGCATAGCCCCGCGCGTGGCGGTGTCGGGGGCGGGCGTTGGCGTCGCAGCCGGCTTCTTCGGCATCGGCGGCGGCTTCCTGATCGTGCCGGGCTTGATGTGGGCGACCGGCATGACCCTGGCGGCGGCGCAGGCGACGTCCCTGCTCAGCGTCGCGGCCTTCGGGGCCAGCACGGCGGTGAACTACAGCCTGTCCGGTCTGGTCGACTGGGGCGTGGTCGCGGCCATGGCGGTCGGCGGCGCGGCCGGCACATTGGCGGGCCTGCCGCTGTCGAAGCGGCTGGGCGCGAACGCGGCCCTGGGGCGTCATTTGTTCGCGGGACTGATCCTGATCGTCGCCGTCTATGTGGCCTTCAAGGCGACCACCGGCGGCTGA
- a CDS encoding MarR family winged helix-turn-helix transcriptional regulator — protein sequence MPDRASRAAAQWAVQRPDMDMLPMEALGRLHEASILVARERQAPLYARYGLQQGEFDALATLRRSGAPEGLTPTALFEAAMMSSGGMTARIDRLEKAGLVARGPHPTDRRATLVRLTDKGFDLIETIMPEHEEAARDILAPLSLDEQKTLNALLARLIGGLCD from the coding sequence ATGCCCGACAGAGCCTCCCGCGCCGCCGCCCAATGGGCCGTCCAACGCCCCGACATGGATATGCTGCCGATGGAGGCGCTGGGCCGCCTGCACGAGGCCTCCATCCTGGTCGCGCGTGAGCGTCAGGCGCCCCTTTACGCCCGCTACGGACTGCAACAGGGCGAGTTCGACGCCCTGGCGACCCTGCGCCGCTCGGGCGCGCCCGAGGGCCTGACGCCGACCGCCCTGTTCGAGGCGGCCATGATGTCGTCCGGCGGCATGACGGCCCGCATCGACCGGCTGGAAAAGGCGGGTCTGGTCGCGCGCGGCCCCCACCCGACCGATCGCCGCGCCACCCTGGTCCGTCTGACCGACAAGGGCTTCGACCTGATCGAAACCATTATGCCCGAACATGAAGAAGCGGCGCGGGACATCCTCGCGCCGCTATCGCTCGATGAGCAGAAGACCCTGAACGCATTGCTGGCCCGCCTGATCGGCGGCCTCTGCGACTGA